A region of Ignavibacteriota bacterium DNA encodes the following proteins:
- a CDS encoding PAS domain S-box protein, protein MFDYLHYFKSTFDLFPSPFIIINVDKSGEISCDFYNNAFNYEFLNSNMDSDPDCIAREILKNITQPLANKHNFVLRLNCNNKLDNFFRVSIAKIKDGKYSATIESLDNINNSTWSNILKNNSAIVYSTKPDGDYAFNFISDNVSEILGYDASMFVRANDFWDSLIKPDFKNYVINSLHCLETSDEVRMIYPILSNDGDYRWFEERARLVRDYSGTPKEIIGLVIDVNEQKQSYDNLNKTLQELRVIMNTIPGIIIVVDKDLKILDFSDNLIEISGFESRDSIANNRISRIFLSEHLEIEDDLKLAIFNRNSVNRITNSRESYYFGSNYRILINPIIDENNNVWGAVAAMHDISDFIAKEQDLTDSIAKLEESRKSESEQTAKVRQLLEQVTESKKDLFELNNQKDKFFSVISHDLRAPLKGFMQLTKILSDELPSMDKEEIFDLTNSMFEASQNLYKLLENLLEWSKIQRGIMDYNPITMQLSTLVMMNIDLLQIVAKQKEISLNNKVHSSVLIYTDVNLLNTILRNLISNAIKFSFNGSTVTISSSLNNDDFVEICVEDSGVGMTNEEIENLYRLDKHFSNKGTSNESGSGLGLILCKDLVEINGGKIYVESEPDMGTKFYFTVPSKHF, encoded by the coding sequence ATGTTCGACTACTTGCATTATTTTAAATCAACTTTTGATTTATTTCCAAGTCCATTTATCATTATAAATGTTGATAAAAGTGGTGAAATAAGTTGTGATTTTTATAATAATGCCTTTAATTATGAATTTTTAAATTCAAATATGGACTCTGACCCTGACTGCATTGCCAGAGAAATTCTCAAAAACATAACACAACCACTTGCAAATAAACACAACTTTGTACTCAGGTTAAATTGCAATAACAAACTTGATAACTTTTTCAGAGTCAGCATCGCTAAAATTAAAGATGGAAAATATTCTGCAACAATCGAGTCGCTCGACAACATCAATAATTCTACCTGGAGCAATATTCTAAAAAATAATTCAGCAATTGTTTATTCTACAAAGCCTGACGGAGATTATGCTTTTAATTTCATTTCCGATAATGTAAGTGAGATTTTGGGATACGACGCATCAATGTTTGTTCGGGCAAACGATTTTTGGGATTCATTGATTAAACCTGATTTTAAAAATTATGTCATCAATTCTCTGCATTGTCTCGAAACCAGCGATGAAGTAAGAATGATATATCCTATATTGAGTAATGATGGTGATTACCGATGGTTTGAGGAAAGGGCAAGACTTGTAAGAGACTATTCAGGAACGCCCAAAGAGATTATTGGGCTTGTTATTGATGTCAATGAACAGAAGCAAAGTTATGACAATTTAAATAAAACTTTGCAGGAATTGCGTGTAATAATGAATACCATTCCGGGAATTATCATTGTAGTTGATAAGGATTTAAAAATATTGGACTTTAGTGATAATTTAATTGAGATTTCAGGATTTGAAAGCAGAGATTCAATCGCAAATAACAGAATTTCCAGAATATTTTTATCTGAGCATTTGGAAATTGAAGATGACTTAAAGCTTGCAATTTTTAATCGCAACTCAGTTAACAGAATAACAAATTCAAGAGAATCATACTATTTTGGCAGTAACTACAGAATATTGATAAATCCGATCATTGATGAAAATAATAATGTCTGGGGTGCAGTTGCTGCAATGCATGACATAAGTGATTTTATCGCAAAAGAACAAGATTTGACGGATTCAATCGCAAAGTTGGAAGAATCAAGAAAATCTGAGAGCGAACAAACCGCGAAAGTCAGGCAATTATTGGAACAAGTAACTGAATCCAAAAAAGATTTATTCGAGCTGAATAATCAAAAGGATAAATTTTTCTCCGTAATCAGTCATGACTTAAGAGCCCCTCTGAAAGGGTTCATGCAACTTACAAAAATCCTATCAGACGAACTTCCAAGTATGGATAAAGAGGAAATTTTCGACCTTACAAATTCAATGTTTGAGGCTTCTCAAAATCTATATAAACTCTTGGAAAACCTTCTTGAATGGTCGAAAATTCAACGTGGAATTATGGACTACAATCCAATCACAATGCAACTTTCAACACTTGTCATGATGAATATTGACTTACTTCAGATTGTAGCTAAACAAAAAGAAATATCCTTGAATAATAAAGTACATAGCAGTGTGCTAATTTATACTGATGTCAATTTACTGAATACAATCCTTAGAAATTTAATTTCAAATGCTATAAAGTTCTCCTTTAATGGAAGTACTGTAACAATAAGTTCTTCATTAAATAATGATGATTTTGTAGAAATCTGCGTCGAAGACTCAGGTGTCGGTATGACAAACGAAGAAATTGAAAATCTTTATCGTCTTGATAAACATTTTTCAAATAAAGGCACTTCAAATGAAAGTGGTTCAGGATTAGGCTTGATACTTTGTAAGGATTTAGTAGAAATAAACGGTGGCAAAATTTATGTTGAAAGCGAACCCGATATGGGAACTAAGTTTTATTTTACGGTCCCATCCAAACATTTTTAG